The Brassica oleracea var. oleracea cultivar TO1000 chromosome C6, BOL, whole genome shotgun sequence genome includes a region encoding these proteins:
- the LOC106298208 gene encoding NAC domain-containing protein 69-like isoform X1 → MYKGAGGDSLYGNNSNALSHSTLVSDLNTDREINTAPQVEQPWQDLFFSVDDLANPLNEQDDTSLFNPDTLFNDNYCPYQQPQAPSDDDYIDELLSFNGGNYDDVLRDPNITMHRNDHRPKKALTGIIVDCSSDSDVESISATSYQETSSPDSFHSLSAQFHTSGDEIPSLRKDSCTDIKPPAETSINRKTRKAHLTRRTVKEGESKGVNASVDKKSSSSMVKTEKKGWFITEEAMDRRNRKNPPYIYLMNMIIGFILLVAVIDNIMSILLSVKI, encoded by the exons ATGTACAAGGGTGCTGGCGGAGACAGTTTGTACGGTAATAACTCCAATGCGTTAAGCCACTCCACCTTGGTCTCTGACTTGAACACTGACAGAGAGATTAACACAGCTCCTCAG GTTGAGCAACCATGGCAGGATCTCTTTTTTTCTGTGGATGATTTGGCAAACCCACTGAACGAGCAGGATGATACCTCTCTATTCAATCCAGACACGCTTTTCAACGACAACTACTGCCCTTACCAGCAGCCGCAAGCTCCCTCGGATGATGATTATATAGATGAACTGCTGAGTTTTAACGGAGGGAACTATGATGATGTGCTACGCGATCCAAACATCACAATGCACCGCAACGATCACAGGCCAAAGAAAGCTTTGACAGGGATCATTGTTGATTGTAGCAGTGATAGCGATGTTGAATCCATATCTGCAACG AGTTACCAAGAAACATCAAGTCCAGATAGCTTTCATAGTTTAAGTGCACAATTCCACACTAGTGGAGACGAGATTCCATCTTTGAGGAAAGACTCCTGCACAGATATAAAACCTCCTGCAGAAACTTCTATTAATAGAAAGACCAGGAAAGCTCATCTCACACGGCGCACG GTGAAAGAAGGCGAGTCTAAAGGCGTTAATGCATCCGTGGACAAGAAGTCATCATCATCTATGGTGAAGACAGAGAAGAAGGGATGGTTTATTACAGAGGAAGCAATGGACAGAAGAAATCGCAAGAATCCACCGTATATCTATCTGATGAACATGATCATAGGGTTCATCCTCTTGGTTGCTGTCATTGACAACATTATGTCGATTTTACTAAGCGTCAAAATTTGA
- the LOC106298210 gene encoding two-component response regulator ARR15 isoform X1, translating to MALGDLSSSSTSELHVLAVDDSIVDRKVIERLLRISACKVTTVESGTRALQYLGLDGDKGSSGLKDLKVNLIVTDYSMPGLTGYELLKKIKESSAFREIPVVIMSSENIQPRIEQCMTEGAEDFLLKPVKLADVKRLKELIMRGGEAEQEKTSNLISSPKRILQNNIFFFFIIFFIITIIVIFIV from the exons ATGGCACTAGGAGATTTATCTTCTTCTTCTACCTCGGAGTTACATGTTCTCGCTGTGGATGATAGTATTGTTGATCGTAAGGTTATTGAGAGGTTACTTAGGATCTCTGCTTGTAAAG TGACGACTGTTGAGAGTGGGACTAGGGCTCTTCAGTATCTTGGTCTAGATGGAGACAAAGGATCTTCTGGTCTTAAG GATTTGAAGGTGAACTTGATAGTGACAGATTACTCTATGCCGGGACTAACAGGATATGAACTACTCAAAAAGATCAAA GAGTCTTCAGCATTCAGAGAAATACCAGTAGTGATAATGTCGTCTGAGAACATACAACCTCGTATAGAACA ATGCATGACAGAAGGAGCAGAGGATTTTCTGCTAAAACCGGTGAAATTAGCAGATGTGAAGCGGCTTAAAGAACTCATAATGAGAGGTGGTGAAGCTGAACAAGAGAAAACCAGTAACCTTATTAGTAGTCCTAAGAGAATCCTTCAAAACAACATCTTCTTCTTCTTCATCATCTTCTTTATTATCACTATAATCGTCATCTTCATCGTCTAA
- the LOC106298205 gene encoding mannose-1-phosphate guanyltransferase alpha-like isoform X1 → MGSSMDEKVVAVIMVGGPTKGTRFRPLSLNIPKPLFPIAGQPMVHHPISACKRIPNLAQIYLVGFYEEREFALYVSAISNELKVPVRYLREDKPHGSAGGLYHFRNLIMEDDPSHIFLLNCDVCCSFPLPEMLEAHREYGGIGTLLVIKVSPELASQFGELVADPVTNELLHYTEKPETFVSDRINCGVYVFTPDIFTAIRDVSSQTKDTATLRRVSSVEALQPATRNSTDFVRLDQDILSPLAGKKQLYTYETMDFWEQIKSPGMSLRCSELYLSQFRLTSPQVLASGDGTKSAIVIGDVFIHPSAKVHPTAKIGPNVSISANARVGPGVRLISCIILDDVEIMENAVVTNAIVGWKSSIGRWSRVQAEGVYNSKLGVTILGDSVAVEDEVVVTSSIVLPNKTLNVSVQDEIIL, encoded by the exons ATGGGGAGCTCAATGGATGAGAAAGTGGTTGCTGTGATCATGGTCGGTGGTCCAACCAAAG GTACTCGATTCCGACCATTGTCCCTGAATATTCCAAAGCCTCTGTTTCCTATTGCGGGACAACCAATGGTGCATCATCCAATTTCAGCGTGTAAAAGG ATTCCAAACTTAGCTCAAATCTATCTTGTTGGTTTCTATGAGGAAAGGGAGTTTGCACTTTATGTCTCTGCCATCTCCAACGAACTCAAAGTTCCTGTCAG ATATCTGAGAGAAGACAAGCCACATGGTTCTGCTGGTGGTCTGTATCACTTTAGAAATCTAATCATGGAAGATGACCCG TCTCATATCTTCCTGCTCAACTGTGATGTTTGCTGCAGTTTCCCCTTGCCTGAAATGCTCG AGGCTCATCGGGAATATGGTGGAATTGGAACACTTCTTGTGATCAAG GTCTCTCCTGAATTAGCCAGCCAGTTTGGAGAACTGGTTGCGGATCCAGTTACTAATGAGCTGCTTCATTACACCGAGAAACCTGAAACTTTT GTCAGTGACCGTATTAACTGCGGTGTTTATGTATTTACACCTGACATTTTTACTGCCATAAGAGATGTTTCTTCTCAAACGAAAGATACAG CAACTCTGAGACGTGTTTCCAGCGTTGAAGCTCTTCAACCGGCAACAAG GAACTCCACGGATTTTGTAAGACTGGATCAAGACATCCTTTCACCTCTAGCTGGGAAGAAACAGCTATATACTTACGAGACTATGGATTTCTGGGAGCAAATTAAATCTCCTGG AATGTCGCTGAGGTGCTCGGAACTCTATCTTTCTCAATTCAGGTTGACCTCACCACAAGTGCTGGCTAGTGGTGATGGAACAAAGAGTGCCATAGTGATTGGTGATGTTTTCATACATCCTTCTGCAAAAGTACACCCAACTGCCAAG ATTGGTCCCAACGTCTCAATCTCTGCAAATGCTCGTGTTGGACCGGGTGTCAGGCTTATCAGCTGTATCATCCTTGATGACGTTGAGATCATG GAAAATGCAGTGGTGACTAACGCAATTGTTGGGTGGAAATCTTCTATCGGGAGATGGTCACGTGTCCAG GCTGAGGGAGTCTACAACTCCAAACTCGGAGTTACAATTCTCG GAGACTCGGTTGCAGTTGAAGACGAAGTTGTGGTGACCAGCAGTATCGTTCTTCCAAACAAGACACTCAACGTCAGTGTTCAAGACGAGATCATCTTGTAA
- the LOC106298208 gene encoding NAC domain-containing protein 69-like isoform X2, with translation MYKGAGGDSLYGNNSNALSHSTLVSDLNTDREINTAPQDLFFSVDDLANPLNEQDDTSLFNPDTLFNDNYCPYQQPQAPSDDDYIDELLSFNGGNYDDVLRDPNITMHRNDHRPKKALTGIIVDCSSDSDVESISATSYQETSSPDSFHSLSAQFHTSGDEIPSLRKDSCTDIKPPAETSINRKTRKAHLTRRTVKEGESKGVNASVDKKSSSSMVKTEKKGWFITEEAMDRRNRKNPPYIYLMNMIIGFILLVAVIDNIMSILLSVKI, from the exons ATGTACAAGGGTGCTGGCGGAGACAGTTTGTACGGTAATAACTCCAATGCGTTAAGCCACTCCACCTTGGTCTCTGACTTGAACACTGACAGAGAGATTAACACAGCTCCTCAG GATCTCTTTTTTTCTGTGGATGATTTGGCAAACCCACTGAACGAGCAGGATGATACCTCTCTATTCAATCCAGACACGCTTTTCAACGACAACTACTGCCCTTACCAGCAGCCGCAAGCTCCCTCGGATGATGATTATATAGATGAACTGCTGAGTTTTAACGGAGGGAACTATGATGATGTGCTACGCGATCCAAACATCACAATGCACCGCAACGATCACAGGCCAAAGAAAGCTTTGACAGGGATCATTGTTGATTGTAGCAGTGATAGCGATGTTGAATCCATATCTGCAACG AGTTACCAAGAAACATCAAGTCCAGATAGCTTTCATAGTTTAAGTGCACAATTCCACACTAGTGGAGACGAGATTCCATCTTTGAGGAAAGACTCCTGCACAGATATAAAACCTCCTGCAGAAACTTCTATTAATAGAAAGACCAGGAAAGCTCATCTCACACGGCGCACG GTGAAAGAAGGCGAGTCTAAAGGCGTTAATGCATCCGTGGACAAGAAGTCATCATCATCTATGGTGAAGACAGAGAAGAAGGGATGGTTTATTACAGAGGAAGCAATGGACAGAAGAAATCGCAAGAATCCACCGTATATCTATCTGATGAACATGATCATAGGGTTCATCCTCTTGGTTGCTGTCATTGACAACATTATGTCGATTTTACTAAGCGTCAAAATTTGA
- the LOC106298213 gene encoding NAC domain-containing protein 68-like translates to MEKNLVGYRFSPTGEELINYYLKNKNLDKPWLVDDAINEINICAHDPESLPSLSKLKSNDLEWYFFSLREYYEPEKKGTKRTTPSGFWKVTGSDIEIKDKRGHGVVIGIKKTLVYHQGKSTNGVRTHWVTHVYHITSLSLNQVTIFQIEFGSSV, encoded by the exons ATGGAGAAGAATCTCGTTGGATATAGGTTTAGTCCTACGGGAGAGGAACTGATCAACTATTACCTCAAAAACAAGAATCTTGATAAACCATGGCTAGTCGACGATGCCATCAACGAGATCAACATCTGTGCTCACGATCCAGAGTCCTTGCCTT CGTTATCGAAGCTGAAATCGAACGATCTCGAATGGTACTTCTTCTCTCTCAGGGAGTACTACGAACCTGAGAAGAAGGGAACGAAGAGGACAACACCCTCTGGGTTCTGGAAAGTTACTGGTTCGGATATAGAAATCAAGGACAAGAGAGGACACGGTGTAGTGATCGGGATCAAGAAGACGCTTGTCTACCATCAAGGTAAATCAACTAATGGAGTTAGGACTCATTGGGTTACGCACGTGTATCATATCACTTCCTTGTCTCTTAACCAGGTAACAATCTTTCAGATTGAGTTTGGCAGCTCAGTTTAG
- the LOC106298210 gene encoding two-component response regulator ARR15 isoform X2 has product MALGDLSSSSTSELHVLAVDDSIVDRKVIERLLRISACKVTTVESGTRALQYLGLDGDKGSSGLKDLKVNLIVTDYSMPGLTGYELLKKIKSSAFREIPVVIMSSENIQPRIEQCMTEGAEDFLLKPVKLADVKRLKELIMRGGEAEQEKTSNLISSPKRILQNNIFFFFIIFFIITIIVIFIV; this is encoded by the exons ATGGCACTAGGAGATTTATCTTCTTCTTCTACCTCGGAGTTACATGTTCTCGCTGTGGATGATAGTATTGTTGATCGTAAGGTTATTGAGAGGTTACTTAGGATCTCTGCTTGTAAAG TGACGACTGTTGAGAGTGGGACTAGGGCTCTTCAGTATCTTGGTCTAGATGGAGACAAAGGATCTTCTGGTCTTAAG GATTTGAAGGTGAACTTGATAGTGACAGATTACTCTATGCCGGGACTAACAGGATATGAACTACTCAAAAAGATCAAA TCTTCAGCATTCAGAGAAATACCAGTAGTGATAATGTCGTCTGAGAACATACAACCTCGTATAGAACA ATGCATGACAGAAGGAGCAGAGGATTTTCTGCTAAAACCGGTGAAATTAGCAGATGTGAAGCGGCTTAAAGAACTCATAATGAGAGGTGGTGAAGCTGAACAAGAGAAAACCAGTAACCTTATTAGTAGTCCTAAGAGAATCCTTCAAAACAACATCTTCTTCTTCTTCATCATCTTCTTTATTATCACTATAATCGTCATCTTCATCGTCTAA
- the LOC106298204 gene encoding pentatricopeptide repeat-containing protein At1g74900, mitochondrial: MNRLFIKSLCTSSAAGANLKPPPPDPAAISNLILSSPIQSPLPSNTPWTPHLVNSILKRLWNHGPKALHFFHLLDRRHRNYIHSPSSFNLAIDIAARLHLHTTVWSLIRRMRSLRIGPSPKTFAIVAERFASSGKPDKAVNLFLNMHEHGCSQDLASFNTILDVLCKSKRVEKAYELFKDLRGRFSADVVTYNVIVNGWCLIKRTPKALEVLKEMVERGISPNLTTYNTMLKGFFRSGQVRQGWEFFLEMKKRNCGVDVVTYTTVVHGLGVSGEVKRAKKVFDEMIREGVLPSVATYNALIQILCKKDTVENAVLVFEEMLRKGYEPNVTTYNVLIRGLFHAGEFTRGEEMMRRMEEEGGCEASFQTYNMMIRYYSECGEVEKSLGLFERMGSGGCLPNLDTYNILISGMFVRKRSEDMVVAGKLLVEMVERGFVPRRFTFNRVLNGLLLTGNQGFAKEILRSQSKSGSRLTKNFRL; encoded by the coding sequence ATGAATCGTCTCTTCATCAAATCGCTCTGCACTTCCTCCGCCGCCGGCGCCAACCTAAAACCCCCACCGCCCGATCCCGCCGCCATCTCCAACCTCATCCTCTCTTCCCCCATCCAATCCCCACTCCCCTCAAACACCCCATGGACCCCACACCTCGTGAACTCAATCCTAAAACGCCTCTGGAACCACGGCCCGAAGGCCCTCCACTTCTTCCACCTCCTCGACCGCCGCCACCGCAACTACATCCACTCCCCCTCCTCCTTCAACCTCGCGATCGACATCGCCGCCCGCCTCCACCTCCACACCACCGTCTGGTCCCTGATCCGCCGCATGCGCTCCCTCCGCATCGGCCCCTCCCCGAAAACCTTCGCGATCGTCGCCGAGAGGTTCGCCTCCTCCGGGAAGCCCGATAAAGCCGTGAACCTCTTCCTCAACATGCACGAGCACGGCTGCTCTCAAGATCTCGCTTCCTTCAACACGATCCTCGATGTCCTCTGCAAATCCAAACGCGTGGAGAAAGCTTACGAGCTCTTTAAGGATCTTAGAGGAAGGTTTAGTGCTGACGTGGTTACCTACAATGTTATTGTGAACGGTTGGTGTTTGATCAAACGAACCCCAAAGGCTTTGGAGGTGTTGAAAGAGATGGTTGAGAGAGGGATAAGCCCTAACCTCACCACTTACAACACAATGCTCAAAGGCTTCTTTAGGTCAGGGCAGGTGAGGCAGGGATGGGAGTTTTTCTTGGAGATGAAGAAACGTAATTGTGGAGTCGATGTTGTGACCTATACTACAGTTGTTCACGGGCTCGGCGTCTCTGGGGAGGTTAAGAGAGCTAAGAAAGTCTTCGACGAGATGATTAGAGAAGGAGTGCTACCTTCTGTAGCCACGTACAATGCGTTGATCCAGATTCTGTGTAAGAAAGATACCGTGGAGAACGCGGTTTTGGTGTTTGAGGAGATGTTGAGGAAAGGTTATGAACCGAATGTGACGACTTACAATGTGTTGATAAGAGGGTTGTTCCACGCCGGGGAGTTCACTCGAGGAGAGGAGATGATGCGGAGGATGGAGGAGGAAGGTGGGTGTGAGGCGAGCTTCCAGACGTATAATATGATGATAAGATATTATTCGGAGTGCGGCGAGGTTGAGAAATCGTTGGGGTTGTTTGAGAGGATGGGGAGTGGAGGTTGCTTGCCGAATTTGGATACTTATAATATACTGATAAGTGGGATGTTTGTGAGGAAGAGATCGGAGGATATGGTGGTGGCTGGTAAGCTGTTGGTTGAGATGGTTGAGAGAGGGTTTGTACCGAGGAGGTTTACTTTTAATCGGGTTCTGAATGGGCTTCTTTTGACTGGGAATCAAGGTTTCGCGAAGGAGATCTTGAGGTCGCAGAGTAAATCTGGTAGCCGGCTTACTAAGAACTTCAGGCTATGA
- the LOC106298205 gene encoding mannose-1-phosphate guanyltransferase alpha-like isoform X2: MGSSMDEKVVAVIMVGGPTKGTRFRPLSLNIPKPLFPIAGQPMVHHPISACKRIPNLAQIYLVGFYEEREFALYVSAISNELKVPVRYLREDKPHGSAGGLYHFRNLIMEDDPSHIFLLNCDVCCSFPLPEMLEAHREYGGIGTLLVIKVSPELASQFGELVADPVTNELLHYTEKPETFVSDRINCGVYVFTPDIFTAIRDVSSQTKDTATLRRVSSVEALQPATRNSTDFVRLDQDILSPLAGKKQLYTYETMDFWEQIKSPGMSLRCSELYLSQFRLTSPQVLASGDGTKSAIVIGDVFIHPSAKVHPTAKIGPNVSISANARVGPGVRLISCIILDDVEIMENAVVTNAIVGWKSSIGRWSRVQAWSLQLQTRSYNSRRLGCS, translated from the exons ATGGGGAGCTCAATGGATGAGAAAGTGGTTGCTGTGATCATGGTCGGTGGTCCAACCAAAG GTACTCGATTCCGACCATTGTCCCTGAATATTCCAAAGCCTCTGTTTCCTATTGCGGGACAACCAATGGTGCATCATCCAATTTCAGCGTGTAAAAGG ATTCCAAACTTAGCTCAAATCTATCTTGTTGGTTTCTATGAGGAAAGGGAGTTTGCACTTTATGTCTCTGCCATCTCCAACGAACTCAAAGTTCCTGTCAG ATATCTGAGAGAAGACAAGCCACATGGTTCTGCTGGTGGTCTGTATCACTTTAGAAATCTAATCATGGAAGATGACCCG TCTCATATCTTCCTGCTCAACTGTGATGTTTGCTGCAGTTTCCCCTTGCCTGAAATGCTCG AGGCTCATCGGGAATATGGTGGAATTGGAACACTTCTTGTGATCAAG GTCTCTCCTGAATTAGCCAGCCAGTTTGGAGAACTGGTTGCGGATCCAGTTACTAATGAGCTGCTTCATTACACCGAGAAACCTGAAACTTTT GTCAGTGACCGTATTAACTGCGGTGTTTATGTATTTACACCTGACATTTTTACTGCCATAAGAGATGTTTCTTCTCAAACGAAAGATACAG CAACTCTGAGACGTGTTTCCAGCGTTGAAGCTCTTCAACCGGCAACAAG GAACTCCACGGATTTTGTAAGACTGGATCAAGACATCCTTTCACCTCTAGCTGGGAAGAAACAGCTATATACTTACGAGACTATGGATTTCTGGGAGCAAATTAAATCTCCTGG AATGTCGCTGAGGTGCTCGGAACTCTATCTTTCTCAATTCAGGTTGACCTCACCACAAGTGCTGGCTAGTGGTGATGGAACAAAGAGTGCCATAGTGATTGGTGATGTTTTCATACATCCTTCTGCAAAAGTACACCCAACTGCCAAG ATTGGTCCCAACGTCTCAATCTCTGCAAATGCTCGTGTTGGACCGGGTGTCAGGCTTATCAGCTGTATCATCCTTGATGACGTTGAGATCATG GAAAATGCAGTGGTGACTAACGCAATTGTTGGGTGGAAATCTTCTATCGGGAGATGGTCACGTGTCCAGGCAT GGAGTCTACAACTCCAAACTCGGAGTTACAATTCTCG GAGACTCGGTTGCAGTTGA